One part of the Bdellovibrio bacteriovorus genome encodes these proteins:
- the fliM gene encoding flagellar motor switch protein FliM — MNQVLSQSEVDALLAAVSDGDVGSPEAAKPEAQNVGKVDERKIVSYDLTSQDRIIRGRLPQLEVIYEKFMRAFRVSLSSALRKIASITLTSTEFLKFGEFINTLPMPTCMSVLRFGNLRGSALFVIESKLAYALVDSFFGGADRPYTKIDGKDFTPIELSIVQKVVGLAINDMEMAWASIEKIGCSFVRTEVNPQFVGIVPPTDVVIASTFDVELENATGTISIVIPYATIEPIKQKLQTGFQVETDQTDKKLWTAIIQEQLLETDMEIKVNLGETEIKLKDLMNLKVGDVIPLDQDASGEFDVAVEGVRKFKGYYGIHHGTVAVQVTRPVEK, encoded by the coding sequence GGTTCTTTCACAAAGTGAAGTGGATGCTCTGTTAGCCGCGGTCTCTGACGGGGACGTGGGCTCGCCGGAAGCAGCCAAGCCCGAAGCGCAGAACGTCGGCAAGGTCGACGAGCGCAAGATCGTATCCTATGATCTGACCAGCCAGGACCGCATTATTCGTGGCCGACTTCCGCAACTGGAAGTTATCTACGAAAAATTCATGCGTGCCTTCCGCGTGTCTTTGTCATCAGCATTGCGTAAAATCGCCTCCATCACGCTGACTTCCACGGAATTCCTGAAATTCGGGGAGTTCATCAATACACTGCCAATGCCAACGTGCATGTCGGTGCTTCGTTTCGGAAACCTGCGTGGTTCCGCGCTGTTCGTGATCGAAAGCAAGCTGGCTTACGCCCTGGTGGACAGCTTCTTTGGCGGTGCCGACCGTCCTTACACGAAAATCGACGGCAAGGATTTCACCCCGATTGAGCTTTCCATTGTCCAAAAGGTGGTGGGTCTGGCGATCAACGATATGGAAATGGCCTGGGCCTCCATTGAAAAGATCGGCTGTTCTTTCGTTCGTACCGAGGTGAATCCGCAGTTCGTGGGTATCGTGCCTCCAACGGACGTGGTTATTGCCTCCACATTCGACGTTGAGCTTGAAAACGCGACAGGCACGATCTCTATCGTGATTCCTTACGCGACTATTGAACCGATCAAACAAAAACTGCAGACCGGTTTCCAGGTTGAAACCGATCAGACAGACAAAAAGCTTTGGACGGCGATCATCCAGGAACAGCTTCTGGAAACAGACATGGAGATCAAAGTGAACCTGGGCGAAACCGAGATCAAGCTGAAGGATCTTATGAACCTGAAAGTCGGCGATGTGATTCCGCTGGATCAGGATGCCTCAGGAGAGTTCGACGTGGCGGTCGAAGGTGTCAGAAAGTTTAAAGGTTATTACGGAATACATCATGGAACCGTGGCTGTGCAAGTGACCAGACCGGTGGAAAAGTAG
- a CDS encoding FliO/MopB family protein, whose translation MKMRWLLSLIFVVSVSAHAEEASTPTAAASESQELSAAATAEPKDVTKNDNRKESEILLNLESNKKAASEGGGVFRILFTLSMLGVVGTGAYFFLRKYKIPKAMKHQTQIKVLQQHYLGPKKSLAIVRVAGESILIGVTDHNISMIKSLSLLDDEVPEEAPQSFGKVLGQSAAADVDFTDTADTEETPAPRKRSAKDLDLDEEFAISGIKDIVSKRLKGMRSFQ comes from the coding sequence ATGAAAATGCGTTGGTTGCTTTCTTTGATCTTTGTAGTTTCAGTTTCTGCTCACGCGGAAGAGGCGTCGACGCCAACAGCGGCGGCGTCAGAATCCCAGGAGCTTTCTGCGGCGGCAACAGCAGAGCCAAAGGATGTCACTAAAAATGACAACCGCAAAGAGTCCGAGATTCTTCTGAATCTGGAGTCCAACAAGAAAGCGGCCTCTGAGGGCGGTGGCGTCTTCCGTATTCTTTTCACCCTGTCCATGCTGGGTGTGGTGGGTACGGGCGCGTACTTCTTCCTTAGAAAATACAAGATTCCCAAAGCGATGAAACATCAGACGCAGATCAAGGTTTTGCAGCAGCACTACCTGGGTCCGAAGAAAAGTCTGGCGATCGTGCGTGTGGCGGGTGAATCCATCCTGATCGGCGTGACGGATCATAACATCTCCATGATCAAGTCCCTGTCCCTTCTGGATGACGAAGTGCCTGAAGAAGCACCGCAAAGCTTTGGCAAAGTTCTGGGTCAGTCTGCAGCCGCAGACGTGGACTTTACAGACACGGCAGACACAGAAGAAACTCCCGCTCCGCGCAAGCGCAGCGCCAAGGATCTGGATCTGGACGAAGAATTTGCGATCAGTGGAATCAAGGATATCGTTTCCAAACGTCTTAAAGGCATGAGGTCTTTTCAGTGA
- the fliP gene encoding flagellar type III secretion system pore protein FliP (The bacterial flagellar biogenesis protein FliP forms a type III secretion system (T3SS)-type pore required for flagellar assembly.), with protein sequence MIRNKWALWSLLLLPLVFFFGSSAFAQVTLPTMNLGFKTTDNPNEVVNAVKLIMIMTVLTLAPAILIMMTGFTRIIIVLSFLRQAMGVQQMPPNQLLVGLALFLTFFVMQPAFNEMNTNGIQPYMAGTISQDQAIERTLAPLRKFMFNQTRDSDLALFIKLSKVEKPKTRADVPTMVLVPAFVVSELKTAFQIGFIIFLPFLVIDIVAASVLMAMGMMMLPPVVISLPFKIMLFVLVDGWGLLIGSMVKSFG encoded by the coding sequence GTGATCAGAAATAAATGGGCTCTTTGGAGTCTGCTTCTTTTGCCTCTGGTATTCTTCTTCGGTTCCAGTGCGTTTGCCCAGGTGACATTGCCGACAATGAATCTGGGATTCAAGACAACCGACAACCCGAACGAGGTTGTGAATGCGGTTAAGTTGATCATGATCATGACGGTGCTGACTCTGGCACCGGCGATCCTGATCATGATGACCGGCTTCACGCGCATTATTATTGTGCTGTCCTTCCTGCGTCAGGCGATGGGCGTGCAGCAGATGCCGCCGAATCAGCTTTTGGTGGGTCTGGCTTTGTTTTTGACTTTCTTCGTGATGCAGCCGGCGTTCAATGAAATGAACACCAACGGCATTCAGCCTTACATGGCGGGCACGATTTCCCAGGATCAGGCGATTGAAAGAACTTTGGCGCCTCTGCGCAAGTTCATGTTCAATCAGACCCGTGATTCTGATCTGGCTTTGTTCATCAAACTTTCCAAAGTTGAAAAACCAAAAACCCGCGCGGATGTTCCGACGATGGTTCTGGTTCCGGCCTTTGTGGTGTCCGAATTGAAAACGGCCTTCCAGATCGGCTTTATCATCTTCCTGCCATTCCTGGTGATCGACATCGTCGCGGCCAGCGTTCTGATGGCGATGGGTATGATGATGCTTCCTCCGGTTGTGATTTCGTTGCCCTTTAAGATCATGCTTTTTGTCCTGGTGGATGGATGGGGTTTGCTCATCGGTTCCATGGTCAAGAGTTTCGGGTGA
- the fliQ gene encoding flagellar biosynthesis protein FliQ, whose protein sequence is MTDELVIRLGQDALRTTAMLAAPLLISTLVVGLAVSIFQALTQINEATLTFIPKMIVVAAVFILAGPWMMDVMSSYTVNLFENIAVMVRE, encoded by the coding sequence ATGACAGATGAATTGGTAATCAGACTGGGACAGGACGCTCTTCGCACGACAGCCATGCTGGCGGCGCCGCTTTTGATCAGCACGCTGGTTGTGGGTTTGGCAGTCAGTATTTTCCAGGCTCTGACTCAGATCAACGAAGCGACTCTGACCTTCATTCCAAAAATGATCGTGGTGGCGGCGGTGTTTATCCTGGCCGGTCCATGGATGATGGATGTGATGAGCTCTTACACTGTGAACCTTTTTGAAAATATTGCCGTGATGGTGAGGGAATAG
- the fliR gene encoding flagellar biosynthetic protein FliR: MLNWSTMTEAQILLFALVLLRMIAYVVSSAVFGSPLVNTPVKILLSLVLSMVIFPVVKVGNVDYSLISNEIIGLAVRELIVGLALGFLTRLFFFVVSMTGDLVSMSIGLSAAQLYNPMMGSQGGVIEQFYSAMATLVFLAINGHHMLISAIAQSYELVPVSSLALNFGPFAEIAVFGQVAFVMAIKMCAPVLVAILIANLAMGILGRAVPQINVLVTSMPVTIMLGMAVVFICLPLLIMEMNGVVEITASKLFDVMKHL, from the coding sequence GTGCTGAACTGGAGTACGATGACTGAGGCACAGATTCTGCTGTTTGCGCTGGTTCTTCTGCGCATGATCGCCTATGTCGTTTCCTCCGCGGTTTTTGGCTCTCCCTTGGTGAATACGCCGGTTAAAATCCTGCTTTCTTTGGTTTTAAGCATGGTGATCTTTCCGGTGGTGAAGGTCGGAAACGTCGATTATTCGCTAATTTCCAATGAAATCATTGGTTTGGCGGTCCGTGAACTGATTGTGGGTCTGGCGCTGGGTTTTTTAACCCGGTTGTTCTTCTTCGTGGTCAGTATGACAGGGGACCTGGTTTCCATGAGTATTGGTCTGAGCGCGGCTCAGCTTTACAACCCGATGATGGGTTCCCAGGGTGGGGTGATCGAGCAATTCTATTCTGCGATGGCGACCTTGGTGTTTTTGGCGATCAACGGTCACCACATGCTTATCAGTGCGATCGCGCAAAGCTATGAGCTTGTGCCGGTCAGTTCTTTGGCTTTGAATTTCGGTCCGTTTGCGGAAATCGCCGTATTCGGACAAGTTGCATTTGTGATGGCGATCAAGATGTGTGCCCCGGTCCTGGTGGCAATCCTGATTGCCAATCTGGCTATGGGTATTCTGGGAAGAGCGGTGCCCCAGATCAACGTCCTGGTAACAAGTATGCCAGTGACGATTATGCTGGGTATGGCAGTGGTGTTTATCTGCCTTCCGCTATTGATTATGGAAATGAATGGGGTTGTTGAAATCACAGCTAGCAAACTGTTCGATGTGATGAAACACTTATAG
- the flhB gene encoding flagellar biosynthesis protein FlhB, whose amino-acid sequence MAEDNGEKSEEATEARREEFRKKGNVAHTKELGSAVMLLAAAGGVYALGRFFFKEMYEVFQHSFGDDMVKMVREGNFTEAAQYCGMKAMILIAPVLLFAGIIGAASSIVQIGFLQVEDAVSPNFEKVNPVEGFKRVFSMRALVEALKSILKMGAVAMVLYFLLRSEVTQVPYMLTYSIDQIIAYIGVIVVKLLGGVGAVMLVIAGADYFYQRFDLEKKMMMTKQEVKEEHKQREGDPMIKSRIRRIQREMASKRMMSEIPKADVVITNPTHIAVVLKYTDNLPAPQIVAMGADHVAEKIKEIARENNVPIVENKPLARTIFKTLKIGQVIPRELFVAVAEVLSYVYRLRRKKR is encoded by the coding sequence ATGGCTGAAGACAACGGCGAAAAGTCCGAAGAAGCAACGGAAGCGAGACGGGAAGAGTTTCGCAAAAAAGGGAACGTTGCACATACAAAGGAGCTGGGTTCCGCAGTAATGTTACTTGCGGCGGCTGGCGGCGTGTATGCTTTGGGTCGTTTCTTCTTCAAGGAAATGTACGAAGTCTTTCAGCATTCTTTCGGTGATGACATGGTGAAAATGGTGCGTGAGGGGAACTTCACCGAAGCAGCCCAGTACTGCGGTATGAAAGCCATGATCCTGATTGCGCCGGTTCTTTTGTTCGCCGGTATCATCGGTGCAGCCTCTTCCATCGTTCAGATCGGCTTCCTTCAGGTTGAAGACGCCGTTTCCCCTAACTTTGAAAAAGTAAATCCGGTTGAAGGCTTCAAGCGTGTCTTCAGCATGCGTGCTCTTGTTGAAGCTCTGAAATCCATTCTGAAAATGGGCGCCGTGGCCATGGTGCTTTACTTCCTGCTGCGCAGTGAAGTCACTCAGGTTCCTTACATGCTGACTTATTCCATCGACCAGATCATTGCCTATATCGGCGTGATCGTGGTGAAGCTTTTGGGTGGCGTTGGTGCGGTGATGCTGGTGATCGCCGGGGCGGATTACTTCTATCAGCGCTTTGATCTTGAAAAGAAAATGATGATGACCAAACAAGAGGTCAAAGAAGAACACAAGCAGCGCGAGGGTGATCCGATGATCAAATCGCGCATTCGCCGCATTCAGCGTGAAATGGCGAGCAAGCGCATGATGTCCGAGATTCCCAAGGCGGACGTCGTCATCACGAATCCGACCCACATCGCCGTGGTTTTGAAATACACCGACAATCTGCCAGCGCCGCAAATCGTGGCGATGGGCGCTGATCATGTGGCGGAAAAGATCAAGGAAATCGCGCGCGAAAACAATGTGCCTATCGTGGAAAACAAACCACTGGCGCGCACGATCTTCAAAACTTTGAAAATTGGACAGGTTATTCCCCGGGAGCTCTTCGTGGCTGTGGCTGAAGTGCTTTCATACGTTTACCGTTTGCGTAGGAAGAAAAGATAA
- the flhA gene encoding flagellar biosynthesis protein FlhA, whose product MDQLFQFLKRFDKITKNTDLFIAVGLLAVLAVMIIPLPPMMLDLALTFSLAISILILLVSIYTDRALDFTSFPSLLLMTTLFRLALNVATTRLILTHGHEGEQAAGHVIASFANFVVGGNYVIGFVMFLILMIINFMVITKGSGRVAEVAARFTLDAMPGKQMSIDAELNSGHITEAEARKRRKQVEGEADFYGAMDGASKFVRGDAIAGIIITLINVIGGLGIGVIQKGLDVGTAAKYYTMLTIGDGLLSQIPALVISTAAGIIVTRTSNSDKDVGEEVTGQLFVKPRAVMISGAVLVLMGLVPGLPTLPFLFMGGVLCATAWIIKKARAEQAEAAKKQSDAALSAPKKENIETMLPLDMVELEVGYGLINIVESDHSGDLLERIVSIRKQFALDLGIVVPSIHIRDNLQLAPGEYRLMIKGNRVGGGTLRPEALLAMDPGNVAERIEGIPTKEPAFGLDALWISPARKEDAEIAGYTVVDLPTVMATHLTEIIRTHAHELLGRQEASTLIENFKKSHPKVVEELIPDLLPLGSVVRVLQNLLKEQVSIRDLLTIFETLADDAPRTKDIEVLTEQVRRGLARGITAKYTTDMGNIPVMTLHPHIEELIANSLLQTEQGVQLVMDPTTAHRLINEIARTVEHHPEVAGQPILLTSPTSRRHLYKLTSRFIPQLVVLSHNELSSDADVKSVALVEMSHAG is encoded by the coding sequence ATGGATCAGTTGTTTCAGTTCTTAAAACGATTTGACAAGATCACCAAGAACACGGATTTGTTCATTGCCGTGGGCTTGCTTGCCGTGCTGGCCGTGATGATCATTCCGCTTCCGCCGATGATGCTGGACTTGGCACTGACCTTCTCTTTGGCAATCAGCATCCTGATCCTGCTGGTAAGTATCTATACTGACAGAGCCCTGGATTTCACATCCTTCCCGTCCTTGCTGCTGATGACGACTTTGTTCCGTCTGGCCCTGAACGTGGCCACAACCCGTCTGATTCTGACTCACGGACACGAGGGTGAGCAGGCCGCGGGTCACGTGATCGCTTCCTTTGCGAACTTCGTGGTCGGCGGAAACTATGTGATCGGTTTTGTGATGTTCCTGATTCTGATGATCATCAACTTCATGGTTATCACCAAGGGTTCCGGGCGCGTGGCGGAAGTTGCAGCTCGATTCACCTTGGATGCGATGCCTGGTAAGCAGATGTCCATCGATGCGGAACTGAACTCCGGTCACATCACGGAAGCTGAAGCGCGCAAGCGCCGTAAGCAGGTGGAAGGTGAAGCGGACTTCTACGGCGCGATGGATGGTGCCTCCAAGTTCGTGCGCGGTGATGCCATTGCCGGTATCATCATTACTCTGATCAACGTTATCGGCGGTCTGGGCATCGGTGTGATCCAAAAAGGTCTGGATGTCGGCACAGCCGCAAAATATTACACGATGCTGACGATCGGTGACGGTCTGTTGTCGCAGATTCCGGCGCTTGTGATCTCCACCGCGGCCGGTATCATTGTGACCCGTACTTCCAATTCCGACAAAGATGTCGGTGAAGAGGTGACTGGTCAATTGTTCGTGAAGCCTCGTGCCGTGATGATTTCCGGTGCAGTATTGGTTCTGATGGGGTTGGTGCCGGGCCTTCCGACATTGCCATTCCTGTTCATGGGTGGTGTTCTTTGTGCCACTGCATGGATCATCAAGAAAGCCCGTGCTGAACAGGCCGAAGCTGCCAAAAAGCAGTCCGATGCGGCTTTGTCTGCGCCGAAAAAAGAAAACATCGAAACGATGCTTCCGCTGGATATGGTCGAGCTGGAAGTGGGTTATGGTCTTATCAATATTGTTGAGTCCGATCACAGCGGGGATCTGCTGGAGCGTATCGTCAGCATCCGCAAGCAGTTTGCTTTGGATCTGGGGATCGTTGTTCCAAGCATTCATATCCGCGACAACCTGCAACTGGCGCCGGGCGAATACCGCCTGATGATCAAAGGCAATCGTGTGGGGGGCGGCACTCTTCGTCCGGAAGCCCTGCTGGCAATGGATCCGGGCAACGTGGCCGAGCGTATCGAGGGGATTCCAACGAAGGAACCGGCGTTTGGCCTGGATGCTTTGTGGATTTCGCCTGCGCGTAAAGAAGACGCTGAAATTGCCGGTTACACCGTGGTGGATCTGCCGACGGTCATGGCGACTCATCTTACCGAGATCATCCGCACGCATGCGCATGAACTTCTGGGGCGTCAGGAAGCTTCCACACTTATTGAGAACTTCAAGAAGTCCCATCCAAAAGTGGTTGAAGAGCTTATTCCGGATCTTCTGCCACTGGGATCTGTGGTTCGCGTGCTTCAGAACCTGTTGAAAGAACAGGTTTCCATCCGCGATCTTCTGACCATCTTTGAAACTTTGGCTGACGATGCTCCTCGTACAAAAGACATCGAGGTTCTGACAGAGCAAGTTCGCCGCGGCCTGGCTCGCGGTATCACTGCAAAATACACCACGGATATGGGCAATATTCCGGTGATGACATTGCACCCGCATATTGAAGAGCTGATTGCCAATTCCCTGCTGCAGACAGAGCAAGGGGTTCAGTTGGTTATGGATCCGACGACGGCCCATCGTCTGATCAACGAAATCGCGCGGACGGTGGAACACCATCCGGAAGTGGCCGGTCAGCCGATCCTGCTGACCAGCCCGACATCGCGCCGTCATTTGTATAAGTTAACTTCCCGCTTTATCCCGCAGCTTGTAGTGCTTTCGCACAATGAGTTGTCTTCGGATGCGGATGTGAAATCGGTTGCACTCGTGGAGATGAGCCATGCAGGTTAA
- the flhF gene encoding flagellar biosynthesis protein FlhF, translating to MQVKKFEARTMKEALEMVKTQLGPDAIILSARDNNKSFGLVGEGSVEITAAVSEETLQKKKFAESRLREQDRVRFNNSSARQQKELIHKMVEKHVQKNTAPAPITQRRYIDIEDESEFGRQQKVSEERVRNAAQRALNAFQEQDEIFSRGGNSAARKPAAPAPAKAAPAARPVVAAESPEVIALKNEIASLKQVITQFQQMPQTFTGSHPGADYGINYDLSFVFEKLTKAGMAPEIAAEILTTAQETLPALKLKNKSLVEAYVARHVLDNTKISQNPTHGKIHCFVGPAGSGKTSALIKMASQMVVREGKKIALFTTDTFKVGAADQMKIYAQILNVPFSVIRTQNDWTNLMRYLANVDCVLVDYTGLSLKSNEEIQMLKSLLPPAALNPNIHLTLSTNAKDSDATELGRRYSVLGYKDVIFTSLDESTQHGTIYNFMKRFDVPLHSFGIGPRVPEDFEFATKERLLDLIFRITKFKQQDSEAV from the coding sequence ATGCAGGTTAAGAAATTTGAAGCACGTACCATGAAGGAAGCCCTTGAGATGGTCAAGACCCAGTTGGGTCCTGACGCCATCATCCTGTCGGCCCGTGACAACAACAAAAGCTTCGGCCTTGTCGGGGAAGGCAGTGTGGAAATCACTGCGGCGGTTTCCGAGGAAACCCTGCAAAAAAAGAAGTTTGCTGAATCCCGTCTGCGTGAGCAGGATCGTGTCAGATTCAACAACAGTTCCGCCCGTCAGCAAAAAGAGCTGATCCACAAGATGGTGGAAAAGCATGTGCAAAAGAACACGGCGCCGGCCCCGATCACTCAGCGTCGTTATATCGACATCGAAGATGAGTCTGAATTTGGCCGCCAACAGAAGGTATCTGAAGAGCGAGTGCGCAACGCCGCTCAAAGAGCGTTGAATGCGTTCCAGGAACAAGATGAAATCTTCTCCCGCGGGGGCAATTCGGCGGCACGCAAGCCGGCGGCACCGGCTCCGGCCAAGGCGGCCCCAGCGGCAAGACCGGTGGTTGCGGCGGAAAGCCCGGAAGTGATTGCGCTAAAAAATGAAATTGCCAGCCTGAAACAGGTGATCACGCAGTTCCAGCAGATGCCTCAGACGTTCACGGGTTCACACCCGGGTGCGGACTATGGCATCAACTATGACCTGAGCTTTGTATTCGAAAAACTGACAAAAGCAGGCATGGCTCCGGAAATCGCGGCAGAAATCCTGACCACAGCTCAAGAGACTTTGCCGGCGCTGAAATTGAAGAATAAATCTCTGGTGGAAGCCTATGTGGCCCGCCACGTTTTGGACAATACCAAGATTTCCCAGAATCCGACGCATGGGAAGATCCACTGCTTTGTTGGCCCTGCCGGCAGCGGCAAGACTTCGGCATTGATCAAAATGGCCAGCCAGATGGTGGTGCGTGAAGGCAAGAAAATTGCTCTGTTCACAACCGACACTTTCAAGGTGGGCGCGGCGGATCAGATGAAGATTTATGCTCAGATTCTGAATGTGCCGTTCTCGGTGATTCGCACTCAGAATGACTGGACAAATCTGATGCGCTATCTGGCGAACGTGGACTGCGTGCTGGTCGATTACACAGGTCTTAGCCTTAAGAGCAATGAAGAAATTCAAATGCTGAAAAGCCTGCTGCCACCGGCGGCATTGAATCCGAACATCCATTTGACGTTGTCCACCAATGCCAAAGACAGCGATGCGACCGAGCTGGGTCGTCGTTACTCGGTCCTGGGCTATAAGGATGTGATCTTTACTTCTTTGGACGAATCAACCCAGCATGGAACGATTTACAACTTCATGAAGCGCTTTGATGTGCCATTGCATTCCTTCGGCATCGGGCCGCGTGTGCCTGAGGACTTTGAGTTTGCGACCAAAGAGCGTCTTTTGGATCTGATTTTCAGAATCACGAAATTTAAACAACAGGACTCTGAAGCTGTATGA
- a CDS encoding MinD/ParA family protein has product MRNLNSFDMQRTRTISITSGKGGVGKTTLVANLALSLAQKGKKVLILDGDLGMANVDILFGVRPAGNMHDIIAGRKEMRDILMEVSKDVFLIPGGSGVVEFNHLNHFERRAMVEAVSALPLGFDYLLIDTAPGIAENVLFLNSAAQTVSVVITPDPASFADAYALIKVLHKQYKVNHFSIICNQVRDEQEGLGLYQRFNDVVNKFLYIGLDYWGSVPNDVVLRKANQMQRLIVRHDISAESSKAIRQICNQVEKSSKQIEITGGMQMFWDQVVGSA; this is encoded by the coding sequence ATGAGAAATTTGAATTCGTTTGATATGCAGCGCACGCGCACGATCAGTATCACGTCTGGCAAAGGCGGGGTGGGGAAGACCACGCTGGTGGCAAACCTGGCTCTGTCTTTAGCGCAAAAAGGCAAAAAGGTGCTGATTCTTGATGGGGACCTGGGGATGGCGAACGTGGACATTCTGTTCGGGGTTCGTCCGGCAGGAAACATGCACGACATTATCGCCGGTCGCAAAGAGATGCGCGACATTCTGATGGAAGTATCCAAGGACGTGTTCCTGATCCCAGGCGGCAGTGGCGTTGTTGAGTTCAATCATCTGAATCATTTCGAAAGAAGAGCCATGGTGGAGGCCGTCAGTGCCTTGCCCCTGGGCTTTGACTATCTGCTGATTGATACCGCTCCGGGCATTGCTGAAAATGTGTTGTTCTTGAACTCGGCTGCGCAGACGGTGTCGGTGGTGATCACGCCGGATCCGGCAAGTTTCGCGGATGCTTATGCGCTGATCAAGGTTCTGCACAAGCAGTACAAGGTCAATCACTTCTCTATCATTTGCAATCAAGTGCGTGATGAACAGGAAGGGCTGGGACTTTACCAGCGCTTCAACGATGTGGTGAACAAGTTCCTCTACATTGGTCTGGATTATTGGGGTTCGGTTCCCAATGACGTGGTTTTGCGAAAAGCAAACCAAATGCAGCGTCTCATCGTGAGACACGATATCAGTGCTGAATCTTCCAAGGCGATTCGTCAAATTTGTAATCAGGTGGAGAAATCCTCCAAACAAATCGAGATCACTGGTGGCATGCAGATGTTCTGGGATCAGGTCGTGGGGAGCGCTTAG
- a CDS encoding FliA/WhiG family RNA polymerase sigma factor, which yields MGKNAALLKKYKEEPRKLAPTQKDDLIREYAPLIKFIAQKIAVRLPSNIELDDLISAGVIGLMDAIEKYDSTRDNKFKTYAEFRIRGAILDELRAQDWVPRSIRDKAKLLDKTMVQLEADLGRTPSDEEVAKALNVNIDEFHDLVNQVRPVSLLPIDQATSFSNTDKKSIMDILEGSRTNSPFNQLNVKNIKEVVAQAIEELPERQRLVLSLYYYEDLNLKEIGQVLRVTESRVSQLHAQAVARLRAKLAATIGAGELEIA from the coding sequence ATGGGGAAAAACGCGGCATTGTTGAAGAAGTACAAGGAAGAGCCACGCAAGCTCGCTCCGACGCAAAAAGATGACCTAATCAGAGAATATGCTCCGCTAATTAAGTTCATCGCTCAGAAGATCGCGGTACGACTTCCCTCCAATATCGAGCTGGATGACCTTATTTCCGCAGGTGTCATCGGTTTGATGGATGCGATTGAAAAGTACGACTCCACTCGTGACAATAAGTTCAAAACCTATGCAGAATTCCGCATCCGTGGAGCGATCCTGGATGAACTTCGTGCCCAGGACTGGGTTCCCCGCTCTATCCGTGACAAAGCCAAGCTTCTTGATAAGACCATGGTGCAATTGGAAGCTGATCTGGGTCGTACTCCCTCCGACGAAGAAGTGGCCAAGGCATTGAATGTAAATATTGATGAATTCCATGATCTGGTGAATCAGGTTCGCCCGGTCAGCTTGTTGCCGATCGATCAGGCGACAAGCTTCAGCAATACCGACAAGAAGTCCATTATGGATATTCTTGAAGGTTCTCGCACCAACAGCCCTTTCAATCAGTTGAATGTCAAAAACATCAAGGAAGTTGTGGCTCAGGCAATTGAAGAACTGCCAGAGCGTCAGCGTCTGGTTCTGTCTTTGTATTATTACGAAGACCTGAACCTGAAAGAGATCGGTCAGGTTCTGCGCGTGACCGAGTCCCGCGTGTCCCAGCTTCACGCTCAAGCGGTCGCCCGCCTGCGTGCCAAACTGGCAGCAACCATCGGTGCCGGCGAACTCGAAATCGCTTAA